The window TATCTGCTCGATTTGTTTTTTTGTAAATTCGTTGTGATGATACGGAGAATATTAAAATCCAACAAGAATTGGCTGACACTCGAATTGCCGGATGACCTGGTTGGCAAAATGATTGAAGTTATCGCACTTTCTGTAGAAAACGCGGCTGTAGAAGACCCCACCTCAAAGGAAATCAGAATTACTACTTTTAAAGATAAAGTAAGAAACTTTACTTTTAATAGCGGGGGATACAAATTCGATCGTGATGAGGCAAATGATTATCAGTGACATTGCCGTTGATACTAATATTCTTCTTCATGCTTTATTTTGGCACATTTACAAAGGTTGCAAACCTCTATTTAGTGCTCCACCTATAACTAATAGGCTTACCCGCTCCCGGCATTCCTCTATTGTACGTAAAAATTACGTAGCCAATTAACTTCCGGCTACCGTGCACAATTCCCGCCAAATTAAATTTCCCACAATCGATACCGGCAGCAAATTAAGTACTGATTTATAGCAGTTGTAACATATATAGCAACAATGGATTAAACCATTGCCATTGCAGGTGGTCATAGCTGTATAAAATTTAACAAAATGAAAAAGTTAATCATAGTATCAGCAATAGCAATGAGTGGTTTTATAGCTAATAAAGCAAACGCTCAATTATCAATACATGTAGGTTTTAATGTTCCTGTTCACCGTGTTTATGTACCAAGCCCTCCGCCTGTTGTGGTTGAAGAACAGCCTGTATATAACGACGATAACGCCCAGGTAAACTATAACGATGATAGTGATGATTATTACTATTTACCTGAAGTAGAGGCATATTATAGCGTGCCAAACCACTGTTATTACTACAATAATGGCAGCAATTGGGTAACCTGCGCTTACTTACCCGGCGCTTACCGTAATTACGACTGGCGTACAGCTGTAAGGTACGAGGTACATGGTAACCGCCCTTATATGCACCATGATTTTTATAGACAAAGGTGGGGTGGTTATGCAGGCGACCGCGGCAACTGGGGCCATCGCTTTGAAAGAAGGTACGATGGAGGATATGCTTATCAGGGCCGCGATAACAGGTTTAACAACCGTGGATGGGACAACGTAAGAGATAACAACCGTGACCGTGGCAACTGGGGTGGCAGACCAGACAACAACCGCGGAAACTGGGGCGGCAGGCCGGATAATGGAGGCGACCGGGGCAACTGGGGCGGCAACCAAAACCACGGTAACTGGGGCGGACAGTCAAACGGCGGCGGCCAGGATCACGGCAATCAAAATCAGGGTGGTGGTCATGACCACGGATACAACGGCGGTGGCCAGGATCATGGAAACCGTGGCGGCGGCCGCGAATTTGCCGGAAACCGCGGTGGGTTTGGTGTAAGGCAATAAGCTTTCTGCTGATATCAGATAATACAATTCATCTCCCATATATAAATGAAAAGGCTGCCTTTGCGGGCGGCTTTTTTTATGCCATGTGCCGGGATATGCAGGTGATACATACCAACTAAAAGGTAGGAGCCTGTTTGGCCGTACAGTTCTTTTTATTAAGTAAAAAATCCTACTTTGTATCCAAATTATAAACCTCTCCCTGGGATGAAAAAAATAGTTGCGTTACTTCTGTTTGTTGCATTTGCTATAGGTGCCCTTGCGCAGGGTAATACTTTACAGGCTGGTACACCGGCCAATGAAAAATTTTCTGCCGAACGTTTGCAGCGCATTGATAACATGATTGAACAAACCATCGATTCGGGCTATATCAATGGAGCGGTTGGGCTGATAGCCCGCAATGGCAAAATGGTTTATTATAAATCATTCGGCATGGCCGATGTTGAACAAAAAAAATTGATGAATAACGATGCTATCTTTCGCATAGCGTCGCAAACCAAAGCTATTACCAGTGTAGCTGTTATGATGCTGTTTGAAGAAGGTAAGTTTCTGCTGGACGATCCCATCTCCAAATACCTGCCGGCGTTTGCTCATCCAAAGGTAATAGATACCTTCAACCCTAAAGATACCACTTATACCACTGTCACTGCCAAAAGGGAGATAACCATTCGCGATTTACTTACCCATACTTCGGGCATAGCCTATGCCCAGATCGGCTCGCCTACGATGAATGCAGTTTATGCCAAAGCCCACATTCCGGCCGGCTTTGTTACAGATAAAATACTACTGGCCGATGCCATGAAAAAGCTGGGCCCGCTACCCTTGGAGCACCAGCCGGGCGAACGCTGGACTTACGGCCTTAACATAGATGTTTTAGGCTACCTGGTTGAAAAACTATCGGGCAAAAGCTTAGACCAGTTTATGAAAGAACGCATTTTTGATCCCCTTGGGATGAAGGATACCTATTTTTATATCCCCACCGCCAAACAAAACCGACTGGTAGCCGTGTATACTCCCGATAAAAAAGACCATCTTATTAAATGGAATGCATCTACTTTTGACGGCCTTAGCGCCGATTACCCCACTGTTAACGGTACCTATTATGCGGGTGGCGCCGGTTTAACATCCACAATTAAAGATTATGCCACTTTTTTGCAAATGATGCTGAATGGCGGGGTTTATAACGGCCAGCGTTTATTAGCACGACACACTGTTGAACTCATGACCACCAACCAGATTGGCGACCTGTACATCAACCCCAATAAAGAGAAATTTGGCCTGGGTTTTGGCCTTACAACCGACATAAGTTCAAAAAAGCTGGGTATAAGCGAAGGCTCATTTGCCTGGGGCGGTTTTTTTGGCACCCTGTATTGGGTTGATCCGAAAGAACACCTGGTATGCCTGTTATTTGTTCAGAACTGGCCATTGCCGCACAACGCTTTCCAGGATAAATTCAGGGCTATGGTTTACCAGGCGCTTACGGATTGAGTTTTTGAAATAATTGGAAATTGGAAGATTTTTATTCCCTCCCAACGGGAGCTACTGTGTGTACACATCTCTCTAAGTAAAGAAAATTGTCATTTCGATAGAGCATGCGTGGGGTTGTGCGGGAGAGCGAAAGAGAAATCTTATATGCCTTGCATTCACAACTGGCTTTTCGAAGTGCATTGCGTATAAGATTTCTCCTCGTACCTCGTTCGAAATGACAAAATTGTTGTTGTGTAATAGAAAGTCAATACACAAGAAACACTGAGAGAAATTCGGTACTTACGAAAGTATTAATATGTCCCCTTAGGATTATCCAACTCACCCTTCAAAACCTCCCAAACATTCCCGGCAACAATTTTGGCGCCTTTTTCGGTTGGGTGGATGCCATCGCCCTGGTTAAGGTCGGGGTGGCCGCCTACGCCTTGTAACAGGAATGGCACCAGGGCCATTTTATTTTTGGTGGCCAGTGCAGGGAACACCGCCTTAAACTTGTTTACATAATCGGCACCCATATTTGGCGGCACCTGCATGCCCAGCATGACCAGTTTGGCGGCCGGGT is drawn from Mucilaginibacter ginsenosidivorax and contains these coding sequences:
- a CDS encoding serine hydrolase domain-containing protein; its protein translation is MKKIVALLLFVAFAIGALAQGNTLQAGTPANEKFSAERLQRIDNMIEQTIDSGYINGAVGLIARNGKMVYYKSFGMADVEQKKLMNNDAIFRIASQTKAITSVAVMMLFEEGKFLLDDPISKYLPAFAHPKVIDTFNPKDTTYTTVTAKREITIRDLLTHTSGIAYAQIGSPTMNAVYAKAHIPAGFVTDKILLADAMKKLGPLPLEHQPGERWTYGLNIDVLGYLVEKLSGKSLDQFMKERIFDPLGMKDTYFYIPTAKQNRLVAVYTPDKKDHLIKWNASTFDGLSADYPTVNGTYYAGGAGLTSTIKDYATFLQMMLNGGVYNGQRLLARHTVELMTTNQIGDLYINPNKEKFGLGFGLTTDISSKKLGISEGSFAWGGFFGTLYWVDPKEHLVCLLFVQNWPLPHNAFQDKFRAMVYQALTD